The genomic interval CCGGTAGAGCTTATGGCGAAGCTTCTCGGTCGACCGGCGCCACGGGCGGATCCCCGGAGGAGCGGGAACGAAACTCCGGCGACAATCCAGACACTGCCAGCGCCGGGTATGCACCACCAAGTCGCAGCGACTGCTCATCAAATCCAGATGACTGGCCCGCCGCTTATACCGGCCCTTGCTGTGGAGGCGATCGCCTCCACAGCAAGGGCAACGCTCCGGTGCCTCCTTCGGAGACACATGCACCTCACTTCGCTGAGAACTTATCGATTCG from Puniceicoccus vermicola carries:
- a CDS encoding transposase family protein; the protein is MINREIGIKGYRMIGVESISSQRSEVHVSPKEAPERCPCCGGDRLHSKGRYKRRASHLDLMSSRCDLVVHTRRWQCLDCRRSFVPAPPGIRPWRRSTEKLRHKLYR